Proteins from a genomic interval of Paenibacillus lentus:
- the nfsA gene encoding oxygen-insensitive NADPH nitroreductase, whose product MKDRNSMDATMKSVNETIDLLLNHRSIRKFTDQPLMPEQVNMIVAAGQAASTSSNIQAYSVIAVMKEELKKELARLSGNQAYVHDCPVFLVWCADLSRLKAAAEKHQPGQETYEGTMEHLIVATVDTALAAQNAAIAAESLGLGIVYIGGIRNNIAEVADLLGLPELVYPLFGMCMGYPDQQPDLRPRLPQEAVLHWNGYDASASDKQVERYDEIMSAYLRERTGGAKDTPWSELMADKLAQPSRLHMGQFLRERGFATR is encoded by the coding sequence ATGAAGGATAGGAATTCGATGGACGCGACGATGAAATCGGTAAATGAGACGATAGATTTGCTGCTCAATCATCGTTCTATTCGCAAATTTACTGACCAGCCGCTGATGCCCGAGCAGGTAAATATGATCGTTGCGGCTGGGCAAGCCGCATCGACATCAAGCAATATTCAAGCATATAGCGTTATTGCCGTCATGAAGGAGGAGCTTAAGAAGGAATTAGCTCGTTTAAGCGGTAATCAGGCTTACGTGCATGACTGTCCTGTCTTTTTAGTTTGGTGTGCCGATCTATCAAGACTAAAGGCTGCCGCAGAAAAACATCAGCCAGGTCAGGAGACCTATGAAGGCACCATGGAACATTTGATTGTAGCGACAGTCGATACCGCTTTAGCAGCTCAGAACGCAGCGATTGCGGCGGAATCGTTAGGGCTTGGCATCGTATATATTGGGGGGATTCGTAATAATATCGCTGAGGTAGCCGATCTGCTCGGTTTGCCGGAGCTTGTCTATCCACTGTTCGGCATGTGTATGGGCTACCCGGATCAGCAGCCTGATCTTCGGCCTAGACTTCCGCAAGAGGCGGTTCTGCATTGGAACGGATATGACGCTTCCGCCTCGGACAAGCAGGTCGAACGCTATGACGAAATCATGTCGGCCTATTTGCGCGAAAGAACTGGCGGAGCGAAGGACACGCCTTGGTCGGAGCTGATGGCGGATAAACTGGCTCAGCCTTCACGATTGCATATGGGCCAATTTTTGCGTGAGCGCGGCTTTGCTACGAGGTAA
- a CDS encoding sensor histidine kinase: MAKPMLLPFMYGSILIPGFFHIFLLQNSPYERYVIHILALFTLAVLGRFLKQNVHFTIWCLLLMAASAWLSYTYGGLASLMALSPVFIYSSMPSRFVQVNLFALHFGTVYFAMNSEPLSWRIGILLFLVFMTAILVYFQYVTTQKDVIQQVYDDLRRRHYELNEANRRLLLFSKQVEEAAQAEERTRISRELHDDLGHRLIRAKMMMEAALQVIPGDPDKGMSLLVQIRDQLSTGMDGLRATVRRLKPPSEVTGTQALRIMLEEIGRENGIRTALSVEGQPYPLYPSLEIILYKNARESLTNALKHGRPDVVEIKLSYNENEICMAVSNNGTLPLLHENLNNVTGLGMAGMSERCQVAGGSLEVELEPYFTVTTRLPVSRQGEVL; this comes from the coding sequence ATGGCGAAGCCTATGCTTCTTCCCTTCATGTACGGGAGCATTTTGATCCCAGGTTTTTTTCATATTTTTCTACTGCAAAACTCTCCCTATGAACGATATGTCATACATATACTAGCCTTGTTTACTTTGGCGGTTTTAGGGCGTTTCTTAAAGCAGAACGTTCACTTCACAATATGGTGTCTACTGCTCATGGCCGCTTCCGCCTGGCTCAGCTATACTTATGGCGGTCTGGCAAGTCTGATGGCCCTTTCGCCCGTGTTTATATACTCGTCCATGCCTAGCCGGTTTGTTCAAGTCAATTTATTTGCGCTTCATTTTGGCACCGTCTATTTCGCTATGAATTCCGAGCCGCTTAGCTGGCGGATTGGCATACTATTGTTCTTGGTGTTTATGACTGCGATCCTTGTTTACTTCCAGTATGTCACCACTCAAAAAGACGTGATCCAGCAAGTCTACGATGATTTGCGCAGACGACATTACGAGCTCAATGAGGCAAATCGCCGATTACTGCTGTTCAGCAAACAAGTGGAAGAAGCCGCTCAAGCCGAGGAACGGACACGGATATCCAGGGAGCTCCACGATGATTTGGGACATCGCCTCATCCGCGCGAAAATGATGATGGAAGCTGCGCTGCAGGTCATTCCTGGCGACCCGGATAAAGGGATGAGCCTGCTTGTGCAAATTCGGGATCAACTATCGACGGGAATGGATGGATTGCGCGCCACCGTGCGCCGCCTGAAGCCGCCATCCGAGGTGACAGGCACTCAGGCGCTAAGAATTATGCTGGAAGAGATCGGTAGAGAGAACGGCATCCGCACGGCCTTATCCGTTGAAGGCCAGCCCTACCCTTTATATCCAAGCCTAGAAATCATTCTTTACAAAAATGCGCGTGAATCCTTGACCAATGCTCTGAAGCACGGACGGCCCGATGTGGTAGAAATTAAACTCAGCTATAACGAAAACGAAATTTGTATGGCCGTAAGCAATAACGGAACACTGCCTCTGCTTCACGAAAATTTAAACAATGTGACTGGCTTAGGAATGGCAGGAATGAGCGAGCGATGCCAAGTTGCCGGGGGAAGTCTTGAGGTTGAGCTGGAGCCTTACTTTACGGTAACGACCCGGCTTCCGGTCTCACGCCAAGGAGAAGTGCTATAA
- a CDS encoding response regulator transcription factor — protein MTMTNKDLSVFIVDDDPFIRESLSILIRMDPHIDVVGTACNGIEAVRKLQDGEVAMPDVVLMDIRMPECDGVEGTKRIKALFPHIAVLILTTFDDDEFIIDALQSGASGYLLKNIPPDRMIQGIKTVHSGSMLIHPDIARKLTGMLRPPNARPNTNSDVNASKLRDAGLTAAEHNVVTLIAEGLSNKEIALKLFLSEGTVKNYITDILAKLQVRDRTQIAILYWKSHNRQG, from the coding sequence ATGACGATGACGAATAAGGACTTATCTGTATTTATCGTAGACGATGATCCTTTTATCCGGGAGAGCTTGTCGATCCTGATCAGAATGGATCCGCATATTGATGTCGTGGGCACGGCGTGCAATGGTATTGAGGCTGTGCGCAAGCTGCAGGATGGTGAAGTCGCCATGCCGGATGTTGTGCTTATGGATATCCGCATGCCGGAATGCGATGGCGTGGAAGGAACGAAGCGAATCAAAGCACTTTTCCCGCATATCGCCGTACTGATCCTGACCACATTTGATGATGATGAATTCATTATTGACGCTTTGCAGAGTGGAGCCAGCGGCTATTTGCTCAAGAATATTCCTCCCGACCGAATGATCCAAGGGATCAAGACCGTACATAGCGGCAGCATGCTCATCCACCCCGACATCGCTCGGAAACTGACGGGGATGCTTCGCCCCCCGAATGCAAGGCCAAATACGAATTCCGATGTCAATGCGAGTAAACTAAGAGATGCTGGGCTAACCGCGGCCGAGCACAACGTCGTCACCTTGATTGCAGAGGGATTGTCTAACAAGGAGATTGCTCTAAAGCTGTTCCTTAGCGAAGGCACCGTTAAAAATTACATTACCGATATTCTCGCCAAGCTCCAAGTCCGTGACCGAACGCAAATCGCCATTTTATACTGGAAAAGCCACAACCGACAGGGATAA
- a CDS encoding LysE/ArgO family amino acid transporter: MWEALIYGLVLAFGLILPLGVQNVFIFSQGAAHPKLRHALPGVITASICDTVLILLAVAGVSLIVLTVFWLKLLLYIIGALFMVYMGWSIWRSRPELPSDGEARLTAGKQIVFAASVSLFNPHAIIDIIGVIGTSSLRFEGLEKGVFAATTIGVSWIWFFGLSWAGRLIGGLDPSGQILRHIKRLSAIIIWVMAGYIIIQLI; encoded by the coding sequence ATGTGGGAAGCGTTGATTTATGGACTTGTACTGGCATTTGGATTAATACTGCCGCTGGGTGTACAGAATGTTTTTATATTTAGCCAAGGAGCGGCTCATCCCAAATTGCGGCATGCCCTGCCTGGGGTAATTACCGCCTCTATTTGTGATACTGTGCTTATTTTGCTTGCCGTAGCCGGGGTTTCTCTAATCGTTCTGACGGTATTCTGGCTAAAATTATTACTTTACATCATCGGTGCATTATTCATGGTATATATGGGCTGGTCGATTTGGCGCAGCCGTCCCGAGCTGCCCTCCGATGGTGAGGCCCGTCTTACAGCGGGGAAACAAATTGTATTTGCCGCTTCAGTATCATTGTTTAATCCTCATGCGATTATAGACATCATTGGGGTTATTGGGACAAGCTCCCTGCGTTTTGAAGGGCTGGAGAAAGGAGTGTTTGCCGCAACGACCATCGGCGTATCCTGGATATGGTTTTTTGGGCTAAGCTGGGCGGGTCGTCTTATTGGCGGTTTAGATCCGAGCGGACAAATTCTGAGACATATTAAAAGGCTATCGGCAATCATCATATGGGTCATGGCCGGATATATTATAATTCAGTTAATATAG
- a CDS encoding PLP-dependent aminotransferase family protein produces the protein MEQMHWQPSRQSATPLHVQITQYIRDKIIGGEWPVGTRIPSQRKLAEAFNVNRSTIVTALDELTAAGMLEGCKGGGTRVINHTWGALAATPPTNWEAYVKSGIHRPNLPAVQEINRAEFHPGIIRLGTGELSPDLLPQQEMSALLHRVAERISHLGYGEPMGDPLLRELLADRLQQLGIAASPSSVLIVSGALQALHLISVGLLEQGSTVLVERPSYLYSIPVFQSAGMKLRGVPMDRDGIRADLAGAYARQYKASLLYTIPTFHNPSGTIMSEKRRSELMDVSEASGLPIIEDDVYRELWLDAPPIRPLKAQDRTGNILYVGSLSKTISPGLRIGWISGPQPVLERLADIKMQSDYGSSALSQQVAAEWLISGMYEQHVQQVRKQLRERRAAMLNSLDKYFTEIASWNVPAGGFYIWLKLHAPLSARTLFDQALRQHILINPGHLYDREANQYIRLSYAFASIQEMESSLARLAAIIKSVSP, from the coding sequence ATGGAGCAAATGCATTGGCAGCCTAGCCGGCAATCGGCTACTCCGCTGCATGTTCAAATTACACAATATATTCGCGACAAAATCATCGGCGGCGAATGGCCCGTAGGCACCCGCATTCCCTCACAACGCAAATTAGCCGAGGCCTTCAACGTCAATCGCAGCACGATTGTGACCGCACTCGATGAACTCACCGCCGCTGGAATGCTGGAGGGCTGCAAGGGCGGCGGAACCCGGGTGATCAATCATACCTGGGGCGCTCTAGCCGCTACGCCTCCCACGAATTGGGAAGCCTATGTGAAGTCCGGAATACATCGCCCCAATCTGCCTGCCGTCCAGGAGATTAACCGCGCCGAATTCCATCCCGGCATCATCCGGCTTGGAACAGGTGAGCTGTCGCCAGACCTGCTGCCGCAGCAGGAGATGAGCGCTCTGCTTCACCGTGTAGCAGAGCGGATTTCCCATTTGGGTTACGGCGAGCCTATGGGAGATCCTTTGCTTCGCGAGTTGCTTGCAGACCGGCTTCAGCAGCTCGGCATCGCGGCCTCTCCTTCCTCCGTACTTATCGTCTCCGGCGCGCTTCAGGCGCTGCATCTTATATCCGTAGGATTGCTTGAACAGGGTTCTACCGTACTGGTAGAGCGTCCCTCCTACCTGTACTCCATCCCTGTCTTCCAATCCGCGGGGATGAAGCTTCGCGGCGTACCGATGGATCGAGATGGAATTCGAGCGGATTTGGCTGGAGCATACGCAAGACAATACAAGGCTTCATTACTATACACGATACCTACCTTTCATAATCCATCCGGTACGATAATGAGTGAAAAGCGCCGCAGTGAATTAATGGATGTAAGCGAAGCTAGCGGCCTGCCGATAATCGAAGACGACGTGTATCGTGAACTCTGGCTGGATGCTCCCCCTATTCGACCGCTCAAGGCTCAGGACAGGACTGGAAATATCCTTTATGTGGGGAGTCTATCCAAGACAATTAGCCCGGGGTTACGGATCGGCTGGATCAGCGGCCCCCAGCCTGTACTGGAACGCCTGGCCGATATCAAGATGCAAAGTGATTATGGCTCAAGCGCCTTATCGCAACAGGTTGCCGCAGAATGGCTTATCAGCGGGATGTACGAACAGCATGTGCAGCAGGTTCGCAAGCAGCTTAGGGAGCGCCGCGCCGCCATGCTGAACTCTCTGGACAAATATTTTACTGAAATCGCAAGCTGGAATGTGCCCGCCGGAGGTTTTTACATTTGGTTGAAGCTGCATGCCCCGCTCTCAGCAAGAACGCTATTCGACCAAGCTCTCCGCCAGCATATTCTGATTAATCCAGGCCATCTATACGATCGCGAAGCGAACCAGTATATACGACTTTCTTATGCTTTCGCTTCAATACAAGAAATGGAGAGCAGCCTTGCCCGCCTAGCTGCGATTATCAAGTCCGTTTCACCCTGA
- a CDS encoding cold-shock protein, translating to MNYRKKTLEEIPEENTAVWSCTSESCNGWMRDNFAFDYTPVCPLCSSTMEKGMRMLPQLVNTNLDQKTLAKGVKIDQ from the coding sequence ATGAATTACCGTAAAAAAACGTTAGAAGAAATTCCTGAGGAGAACACAGCGGTATGGTCGTGTACGAGCGAGAGCTGCAACGGTTGGATGAGGGATAATTTTGCGTTTGATTACACTCCGGTATGTCCTCTGTGTTCCTCTACCATGGAGAAGGGGATGCGAATGCTCCCTCAACTGGTGAATACGAATTTGGATCAGAAGACGCTGGCTAAAGGCGTGAAAATTGACCAATAA
- a CDS encoding cold-shock protein, with the protein METGTVKWFNAEKGFGFIEVEGGDDVFVHFSAITGEGFKTLDEGQRVQFNVVQGNRGPQAENVVKL; encoded by the coding sequence ATGGAAACTGGAACAGTAAAATGGTTTAACGCTGAGAAGGGCTTTGGCTTTATCGAAGTGGAAGGCGGAGATGACGTATTCGTTCATTTCAGCGCAATTACTGGCGAAGGCTTCAAGACTCTTGATGAAGGCCAACGCGTACAATTTAACGTAGTTCAAGGCAACCGCGGACCGCAAGCCGAAAACGTCGTCAAACTGTAA
- a CDS encoding ABC transporter ATP-binding protein — translation MALVEVKNAVKRYGDKLSVDHLNMEIEAGEIFGLLGPNGAGKSTTINMIVGLLPMDQGCITVDGIDVKERPLEVKRRIGLVPQDLALYENMPAADNVAFFGRLYGLRGWELKERVKEALRFVGLEERGKQLPHTFSGGMKRRLNIACSIVHRPKLIIMDEPTVGIDPQSRNHILESVRELNRMGSTVIYTSHYMEEVAALCDRVAIVDQGHVIACGTEQELRDRVAGEEKIIMKASGVGEAVLAELQQHPRIIRMKQNENGLELYTLSSQNELQDILYVCAKHDAVIHSVVCEQPTLETLFLNLTGRTLRD, via the coding sequence ATGGCTCTTGTAGAAGTAAAAAATGCCGTGAAACGATATGGGGATAAATTGTCCGTCGATCATTTGAATATGGAGATAGAAGCGGGAGAGATCTTTGGGCTGCTCGGCCCGAATGGAGCAGGAAAAAGTACGACGATAAATATGATTGTCGGACTGCTGCCGATGGATCAAGGCTGTATTACTGTAGATGGGATCGACGTGAAGGAACGTCCGTTGGAAGTGAAGAGAAGAATCGGACTGGTTCCGCAGGATCTTGCTTTGTATGAAAATATGCCTGCTGCAGATAATGTGGCGTTCTTCGGTAGACTGTACGGCCTGCGGGGGTGGGAGCTGAAGGAACGCGTTAAAGAGGCGCTGCGGTTCGTCGGTCTGGAGGAGCGGGGCAAGCAGCTGCCGCATACGTTCTCCGGGGGAATGAAGCGACGTTTGAATATCGCCTGCTCGATCGTACACCGTCCGAAGCTGATTATTATGGATGAGCCGACCGTGGGGATCGACCCTCAATCTCGAAATCATATTTTGGAATCGGTGAGAGAATTGAATCGCATGGGCTCCACGGTAATATATACGAGTCATTATATGGAGGAGGTTGCGGCCCTTTGCGACAGGGTAGCGATTGTGGATCAAGGCCATGTTATTGCCTGTGGGACGGAGCAAGAGCTCAGGGATCGAGTCGCGGGGGAAGAGAAGATCATTATGAAAGCCTCCGGCGTTGGCGAAGCCGTTCTAGCGGAGCTTCAGCAGCATCCGCGTATCATTCGTATGAAGCAAAATGAGAATGGGCTTGAGCTATACACGTTGTCTTCACAAAATGAGCTTCAGGATATTTTGTACGTCTGTGCGAAGCACGATGCTGTCATTCACTCCGTTGTATGCGAGCAGCCGACCCTAGAGACGCTGTTCCTCAATTTGACCGGGCGCACGCTGCGGGATTAG
- a CDS encoding EAL domain-containing protein gives MIFSNGNAQSALEDRGCLRFRPFSASFIAHMQHMGYRSEQSFPDCQFSYRSKDELLFLLECTRKYNFMCGENLMVSLANEGSKKSSLWLKVCQMECRVRNSDVLAVIVDRLFENHIQPIVNAAEEIIGYEFLLRPSSKMRAFNPLELFARARESGLHSSLDQAARLAAIETSARHLPQGVKRFINFLPSSVEHPYRRLNDTFKKIEQLALDTRDFVFEVVETERIRHIAHLQHIFEVCRGQGISMALDDVGAGFSSVEEMSRLQPDYVKIDRSIVNGCRNDAHKQRQIRDIIRRAIDFGGKVLVEGVERREDFEFCLDSGAVLAQGYLFGRPQKPLEMQGLH, from the coding sequence ATGATCTTCAGCAACGGCAATGCCCAATCGGCGCTTGAAGACCGAGGGTGTTTAAGGTTTCGTCCATTCTCAGCCTCATTTATAGCTCATATGCAACACATGGGATATCGCTCGGAACAGAGCTTTCCAGACTGCCAATTTTCTTATCGATCCAAGGATGAATTGCTGTTTCTGCTGGAGTGTACTCGTAAGTATAATTTTATGTGCGGCGAGAACCTGATGGTGTCCTTAGCAAATGAAGGAAGTAAGAAATCTTCGCTGTGGCTCAAAGTATGCCAAATGGAATGCCGTGTGAGGAACAGTGATGTACTCGCTGTAATCGTCGATAGGCTGTTCGAGAATCATATTCAGCCGATCGTCAATGCGGCTGAAGAGATTATTGGCTATGAGTTTTTGCTGCGGCCTTCCTCCAAGATGAGAGCGTTTAATCCTCTTGAATTGTTTGCGAGGGCTCGCGAAAGCGGGCTACATTCCTCCCTTGATCAGGCGGCAAGGCTGGCGGCAATTGAGACTAGCGCCCGGCATTTGCCGCAAGGAGTGAAGAGATTCATCAATTTCCTGCCATCCTCTGTCGAGCATCCGTACCGCCGCTTGAATGACACATTTAAGAAAATTGAGCAGCTTGCCCTGGATACACGTGATTTTGTATTCGAAGTCGTGGAGACGGAAAGGATACGGCATATTGCTCATCTGCAGCATATTTTTGAAGTATGCCGCGGACAGGGGATATCGATGGCATTGGATGATGTCGGGGCGGGATTCTCATCCGTGGAGGAAATGTCCCGCCTTCAGCCTGATTATGTGAAGATTGACCGAAGTATCGTAAACGGCTGTAGGAATGATGCTCATAAGCAGCGGCAAATTAGAGATATCATTAGACGGGCTATTGATTTTGGCGGAAAGGTACTCGTAGAAGGCGTTGAGCGGCGGGAGGACTTTGAATTCTGTCTGGATAGCGGGGCCGTGCTTGCGCAAGGATATTTGTTTGGCCGCCCGCAAAAGCCATTAGAGATGCAAGGGCTGCATTGA
- a CDS encoding TatD family hydrolase, translating to MIDAHIHLDQYQNATIDQLIKQMRPSGIEGLISVSTNLNSSEANLALSRLYPGIVHPACGYHPENPLPAEEEIRQLLDWMRLHAHHMVAVGEIGLPYYLRRQLAKDGISIDTSAYVQLLEEFLIFAKQHDKPVILHAVYEDADLACDLLEKHHIRRAHFHWFKGAKHTVHRMAEQGYYISFTPDLLYEAEIIELARSYPANQVMVETDGPWPFHGVFTGQLTQPTMILEVAKAWAAIQNITFEKACLRLRENTRRFYGI from the coding sequence TTGATCGATGCCCATATTCACCTTGACCAGTACCAGAATGCAACGATAGATCAGCTCATAAAACAAATGCGGCCCAGCGGTATCGAAGGACTTATTTCCGTATCTACGAATCTCAACTCTTCGGAAGCGAACTTGGCTCTATCCAGGTTATATCCCGGAATTGTCCATCCTGCCTGCGGATACCATCCTGAAAATCCTTTGCCAGCCGAGGAAGAGATCCGTCAGCTCTTGGACTGGATGAGGCTGCACGCCCATCATATGGTCGCTGTCGGGGAAATTGGACTTCCTTACTACCTGCGCCGGCAATTGGCCAAAGATGGTATTTCCATCGATACTTCCGCTTATGTACAGCTTCTGGAGGAGTTCCTCATCTTTGCCAAGCAACACGATAAGCCAGTCATACTCCATGCTGTCTACGAGGATGCCGACCTTGCCTGCGATCTATTGGAGAAACATCATATTCGTAGAGCACATTTTCATTGGTTCAAAGGCGCCAAGCATACCGTACATAGAATGGCGGAACAAGGCTACTATATTTCATTTACCCCTGACCTGCTGTATGAAGCAGAAATTATTGAATTAGCGCGCAGCTATCCAGCCAACCAGGTTATGGTAGAGACAGACGGCCCTTGGCCATTTCATGGTGTATTTACAGGGCAGCTGACCCAGCCGACCATGATCTTGGAGGTCGCCAAAGCCTGGGCGGCCATTCAGAATATCACTTTTGAAAAGGCATGCCTTCGGCTACGCGAGAACACCCGGCGTTTTTACGGTATCTAG
- a CDS encoding ABC transporter permease — MKLFTIAWFELRTLARTRAVLLNLFLLPMVLIFILGNALSGNFADGTEASINMVRVMIVEAKPQPGRGAHEQTWVRSQPETAAGAHLVGLGFKEFLGSPEIEQRLQTEYVTNREETVEALIQREADFAVVIPYDFEQRVMTGMEAKWELIPGKDSMKNHIAEMIFQAYLDEVNRIQAAIIVLGSEGVVEAMKAMNDLDSTYVETATLNEQGKMYSSFQYYAASMLIMFLLYSGLSASISLSEERRNNTLYRLNAMPVSTLEIFTGKIVGNSLVAFLQAAVIIGGTSLLYGVDWGDHLGLLILICVLVVMASMMLAVVITLLVKSSVVARSVVVTVIVVMTFLSGGFQPLPIELVQRLGEFTVNHWALQGTLRLMLGVEPAEVMQYIMMLGLCCGLLLIAGIVSYRKVGYHE, encoded by the coding sequence GTGAAGTTATTTACAATCGCCTGGTTCGAGCTGCGAACGCTCGCACGAACGCGTGCCGTCTTGCTGAATTTATTTTTACTTCCGATGGTACTGATATTTATATTGGGCAATGCGCTTTCGGGCAATTTTGCAGATGGCACGGAAGCATCGATAAATATGGTGCGAGTCATGATAGTGGAGGCAAAGCCCCAGCCAGGGAGAGGGGCGCATGAACAGACTTGGGTGCGGTCACAACCAGAGACGGCAGCAGGGGCGCATTTAGTTGGTCTTGGGTTCAAGGAGTTTCTGGGCAGCCCTGAAATCGAACAGAGACTGCAGACGGAGTATGTAACAAATCGCGAGGAAACAGTCGAAGCATTGATTCAGCGGGAAGCCGATTTTGCCGTGGTTATTCCGTATGATTTCGAGCAGCGGGTCATGACAGGGATGGAGGCGAAGTGGGAATTGATTCCGGGGAAGGACAGTATGAAGAATCATATCGCCGAAATGATTTTTCAGGCTTATTTGGATGAAGTGAACCGGATACAAGCAGCGATTATCGTCTTAGGATCCGAGGGCGTGGTGGAGGCCATGAAAGCGATGAATGATCTGGATTCCACCTATGTGGAGACAGCGACCTTGAACGAACAAGGCAAGATGTATTCTTCCTTCCAATATTACGCGGCTTCTATGCTGATCATGTTTCTACTGTATTCCGGCCTCTCTGCGAGCATCAGTCTGTCTGAGGAGAGGCGGAACAACACGCTGTATCGCCTAAATGCCATGCCTGTGAGTACACTGGAAATATTCACGGGGAAAATTGTCGGGAACAGCCTAGTCGCTTTTTTGCAGGCGGCTGTCATTATTGGGGGTACCTCTTTGTTATATGGCGTAGACTGGGGAGATCACTTAGGGCTGCTGATCTTGATTTGCGTGCTCGTCGTCATGGCTTCCATGATGCTGGCCGTTGTCATTACCTTGCTGGTCAAATCATCCGTGGTAGCCCGCTCCGTCGTCGTAACGGTTATTGTGGTGATGACCTTTCTGAGTGGCGGCTTTCAGCCATTACCTATTGAGCTCGTACAGCGGCTTGGCGAATTTACGGTCAATCACTGGGCGCTCCAAGGAACGCTGCGATTAATGCTTGGGGTAGAACCGGCTGAAGTGATGCAATATATTATGATGCTGGGCTTATGCTGCGGATTGCTGCTAATCGCCGGAATCGTTTCTTATCGGAAGGTGGGTTATCATGAGTAG